The DNA region GCTTCGATACATATGGCGAAGCCGAATCCTTTTTAAAAGAAGAAGGTTTCCGCAAGCTATAAATTCGCAAAAAAAGCTGTGCACAATTGTGCACAGCTTTTTTGCTTACTCATTGGCATTTGATAATTCCGCATCAACCAACTCATCCAAACGAATAATACTTTGTTTAGCTCGATCATAGTCTATTGTTCGGTAATGGTGCATCCCTCCTGCTTCCTCGTCTTTCTCATCTGCCCATTTAACAATTTGCTGTAGAGATGTCCGGACAATATCATTTGAAGGTAAAAATGAATCCGTATGAAAAAGTATGGCTAAAGCGATTGTTTTCGCTTTAATTGGATTTTCCCCTAGACGAATTAATAATTTGTGCGCCCTTTCCGCACCTTTAATTGGG from Neobacillus sp. FSL H8-0543 includes:
- a CDS encoding HD domain-containing protein encodes the protein MRDVKLINIFEHHIAQKYLNRSGLAHAIAVAYHAFHLGKEHNQDIDIAAKAGLLHDMGHYTWYKNGKWDYDLYKQNDIHPIKGAERAHKLLIRLGENPIKAKTIALAILFHTDSFLPSNDIVRTSLQQIVKWADEKDEEAGGMHHYRTIDYDRAKQSIIRLDELVDAELSNANE